The Arthrobacter sp. OAP107 DNA segment GTCGCCGTGGACGAGCCGGACGCCGATGAACACCGCCACCACGGCAACGGAGATGGTGGCGATCAGTTCCAGTGCGAGCGCAGAGAGGAACGCCGTCCGCAGGGTGCCCATGGTCCGGGACCGGTAGTCCTCGGAAATGTCCTCCAGGGCGCGGCGCTGGGCGGCGGCGCGGCCGAGTCCCACCAATACCGGAAGCCCCTTGGCGAGTTCGAGCATGTGCCCGGAGAGCCGTGACAGGGCGGCCTGGGCATCCCGTACCTTGTCCTCGGTGTAGCGGCCAATCAGCACCATGAACAACGGGACCAGCGGCACCGTCAGCACAATCACCACGGCACTGATCCAGTCGGCGAACAGGATCCGGGCGCCAAGCAGCAGCGGTATGGCCGCACAGTTCACCAGCGCGGGCAGGTACTGCGTGTAGTAGCTGTCCAGGGCATCCAGGCCGCGCGTCGCAAGCACCGCCAGGCCGCCGTCGGAAGGGCCGGTGGCACGGACGCCGGTCCGCAGTGCGGCCTCCAGAAGCTCCGCCCGCAGCTCCTCCTTGACCCCCAGCGCGGCCCGCCTTGCAGCGACGCCCTGCGCCCAGACGGTCACTGACCGCAGCGCCACGCCGGCCGCACCCCAGCCCAACTGGTCAGCCCACGCCGGGTCCTGGGTCATGAGGCCCGCGAGCACGGACGCGACGGCCTGTCCCATGAGCACCAGGGACAGGGCCTTCAGCGCAGCCAGCAGGCCAAGTCCGTACAGGGCGCGGCGGGTGGACGGTCCGGACGGGAACTGGGGTTTCACTGCGGGTCAGTCTTTCCTGATCAGTGCTTTGGCGGCCACCGCGGGCAGGAAGCTGTGCGCCTCCGGGATGTGCGCGGCGCTGACGCGGCGGCGGAACACCCAGTACGTCCAGGCCTGGTAGGCGATCACCAGCGGCAGTCCGACGCACGCCACGATGCTCATCAGGCCGAGGGTGTAATCAGAGGACGACGCGTTGGCGATGGTGAGGTTGTAGGCGGGGTCGATGGTGGACGGCAGGACCACCGGGAATACCGCACCAAAGATGGAGGCGGAGCCGCCCAGCAGGAACACACCCGTTGACAGGAAGGCCCGGCCTTCGTTGCCCTTCCGGGCCTGAGCCCAGGCCACCACCGCGGCGGCCACGGCTACCGCAAGGACAACCAGTGTCCAGGCTTTCCCGCTGAGGACCTGCACGCCGATGGCCCAGCCCGCCATCGGGAGGAGCAGCACGGGAAGCAGCCGGACGAACCACTGCCGCGCGCGGTGCCGGACTTCGCCGTCGGTCTTCAGTGCCAGGAACGCGAGGGCGTGCAGCAGCGCGAAGCAAGCCACCGCCAGGCCGCCCAGCACGGCGTACCAGCTGAACCAGGAGAACGGGCCGCCGTCGCGGTCACCGTTGGCGTCCAGCGGCAGACCGGTGGTGGTCAGGCCCAGCGCGGCACCCACGCCGAAGGCGGCAAGGAAGGAGCCGACGGCGATCGCCCAGTCCCAGGTGTTGCGCCAGCGGTCGGTGTCCACCTTGCCCCGGTATTCGAACGCCACCGCCCGGAAGATCAGCGCCACCAGGACCAGCAGCAGCGGCAGGTACAGGGCGGAGAACAGGGAGGCGTACCAGAACGGGAAGGCTGCGAAAGTGGCGCCGCCGGCGGTCAGGAGCCAGACTTCATTTCCGTCCCAGACCGGCCCGATGGTGTTGAGCAGCACGCGGCGTTCGGTGTTGTTGCGGGCAAAGATCTTCATCAGCATCCCGACGCCCAGGTCGAAGCCCTCCAGGAAGAGGTAGCCGGTCCACAGGACCGCGATGGCAATGAACCATATGGTTGGCAGCAGTTCCATGCTTTGTATCCTCGGTCTTTATAGGCTCGGGCTTAGTAGGCGAAGGCCAGGACGTCGTCGGCAGTTCCGGG contains these protein-coding regions:
- the cydB gene encoding cytochrome d ubiquinol oxidase subunit II translates to MELLPTIWFIAIAVLWTGYLFLEGFDLGVGMLMKIFARNNTERRVLLNTIGPVWDGNEVWLLTAGGATFAAFPFWYASLFSALYLPLLLVLVALIFRAVAFEYRGKVDTDRWRNTWDWAIAVGSFLAAFGVGAALGLTTTGLPLDANGDRDGGPFSWFSWYAVLGGLAVACFALLHALAFLALKTDGEVRHRARQWFVRLLPVLLLPMAGWAIGVQVLSGKAWTLVVLAVAVAAAVVAWAQARKGNEGRAFLSTGVFLLGGSASIFGAVFPVVLPSTIDPAYNLTIANASSSDYTLGLMSIVACVGLPLVIAYQAWTYWVFRRRVSAAHIPEAHSFLPAVAAKALIRKD